Proteins from a genomic interval of Bombyx mori chromosome 8, ASM3026992v2:
- the LOC101736396 gene encoding alpha-amylase 4N, with protein sequence MPQLRLLLVCLILGFVLCNHHKRTNQDLNRSTIVHLFEWKWKDIADECERFLAPKGFGGVQVSPPSENVIIRLSDGTRPWYERYQVMSYKLITRSGNQDEFLNMTRRCNDVGIRIYADVVINHMTSDNRESVGTGGSTANYKEYSYPAVPYTRDHFHHPSCSINNYNDAAQVRACDLVGLKDLNHNLPYVRDKIVEYLNKLIALGVAGFRVDAAKHMWPHDLKEMYNRLNNLNVDFGFLPNTKPYIYQEVIYRGNEPIQHTEYTPFGDVTEFRVGYELKPVFEGKNPLKWLKSWGENWNLSPSDRVVVFIDNHDTQRSNEVLTYKNAKSYKAAIAFTLAHPYGEPRVMSGYFFDRTDQGPPSDGNEEILSPIINDDDTCGNGWVCEHRWRQIYQMVAFRNAVRDTRVENWWDNGLNQIAFSRGNKGFIAINAEGRDLDVILQTGLPSGTYCDVISGKIQGQECSGRKITVGSDGRAHIYVSKDGEDMHLATHVGPESLLQIKQKI encoded by the exons ATGCCTCAGTTGCGATTGCTTCTCGTGTGTTTAATCTTGGGTTTCGTGCTATGCAATCATCATAAAAGGACGAACCAAGATCTCAACCGGTCGACAATTGTGCATCTCTTCGAATGGAAATGGAAGGATATTGCTGATGAATGCGAGAGATTCCTTGCGCCGAAAGGCTTCGGTGGAGTTCAA GTATCTCCACCCTCGGAGAATGTTATCATTCGTTTATCAGACGGTACACGACCTTGGTATGAACGTTACCAAGTAATGTCCTACAAGTTGATCACCAGATCAGGAAATCAAGATGAATTTTTGAACATGACCCGAAGATGTAATGATGTTGGGATAAG AATTTACGCTGACGTGGTAATTAATCATATGACGAGTGACAATAGGGAATCTGTTGGTACAGGGGGTAGTACAGCCAACTATAAAGAGTACAGCTACCCCGCTGTGCCGTACACGAGAGACCACTTCCATCATCCGTCCTGctctattaataattataatgatgcTGCACAG GTAAGGGCCTGCGATTTGGTTGGATTGAAGGACTTGAATCACAACTTGCCGTATGTTCGTGACAAAATCGTTGAATACCTAAACAAGCTTATTGCATTAGGAGTTGCCGGATTCAG AGTGGATGCAGCAAAACATATGTGGCCACACGACCTCAAAGAGATGTACAATAGACTTAATAATCTCAATGTAGATTTTGGCTTCCTACCTAATACAAAACCGTACATTTACCAAGAAGTAATTTATAGAGGGAATGAGCCTATCCAACATACTGAATACACACCCTTTGGTGACGTCACAGAATTTCGG GTCGGATACGAGTTAAAACCAGTTTTTGAGGGTAAAAATCCATTGAAATGGTTGAAGTCCTGGGGCGAGAATTGGAACTTATCACCCAGTGACCGCGTTGTTGTATTCATTGACAATCACGACACGCAGAGGTCGAATGAAGTTTTGACGTACAAAAATGCCAAGTCTTATAAg GCAGCTATAGCGTTTACACTGGCACACCCATATGGCGAACCTCGCGTGATGAGCGGTTATTTCTTCGACAGAACCGACCAAGGTCCACCAAGCGACGGTAACGAGGAAATTTTATCTCCAATCATAAATGAT GACGACACCTGCGGCAATGGCTGGGTTTGCGAGCATCGTTGGCGACAGATCTATCAAATGGTCGCATTTAGAAATGCCGTCCGAGATACTAGAGTTGAAAATTGGTGGGACAACGGTCTTAATCAGATAGCTTTCAGTCGAGGAAATAAAGGCTTTATCGCTATTAACGCCGAGGGTCGAGATTTGGATGTTATTTTACAG ACTGGTCTTCCATCTGGTACTTATTGCGATGTTATAAGCGGGAAAATTCAAGGCCAAGAATGTTCCGGAAGAAAAATAACAGTTGGCAGTGATGGTCGTGCGCATATTTATGTATCCAAAGACGGGGAGGACATGCATCTTGCCACACATGTTGGGCCGGAG TCATTACTCCAGATCAAGCAGAAGATATGA